The sequence ATTGCCTCCAGTAGAAGGCAGAAAGGCTTCTAACTGGCTCAAACACGAAATGTGGAGCATCCGCAAAGGAATCAGCGAAGATCGTTTTGGATGGATGTGGGAGGTTTAATTCCGACTATTCTGTTCTGGTTATCATAAACTCAACCCTTTGATTGGCCTGACGGCCCGCTGCCGTATTATTATCCGCCACGGGTATTGTTTTACCTAATCCTTTAAACGACAAGCGATCTGCAGCTATACCTTTCTTTATAAGGTAATCAACAACTGCTTTAGCACGTTTTGCAGAAAGGCTATTGCAAAAATCATCATCACATAAACCGTTTGTATGGCCTCTAATTTCGATGGCTACCCCGGGATTGTCGAGCATAAACTTTGCAACCTTATCTATCTCAGCAAAAGAGGTATCTTCCAAAACGCTGCTGTTCACCTTAAACAGGATATTTTTCATCTCAATAACAACACCTGCCTTTTTAGGAATAAGGCTGAAGTTTCTGATTACTTCATTGAAACTGCTTAATCCGGCAATGGTAATTACCGTATCACTCACATAATATCCGGTAGCGCTGATATGAATGGAGTAACTACCAAACTGTTGTAATATAAGCGCATAACCATCTGAAATAGAAGAAGTTGTAAATCCTGAAAGAATGGTGTCGTTTTCTGTTTTAAGACTGATATTGGCATTTATCGGCAGGGAAGTGGTACGGTCATACACATTCCCTTTCAGCCACATTACATCTAATGGTTTTGCCTGCGGGGGAAGTTTAATTCTGAAAATATCAAGATTAGTTCCCGTTGTTTTGCTAGAACTGAAATAGGCATATTCTCCTTTGGCATCTATACTGTAGTAAACATCCCATTCAGGTGTATTTACCTCATTTCCAAGGTTTTGTGGTTCCGACCAATTTTGCCAGGTATTGTCTAATCTTCTGCTTAAAAAAATGTCTTGATTACCATAGCCCGGGAAGCCATTTGATGAAAAATACAATGTTTTTCCATCGGCAGCCAAAAAAGGTGTCATTTCATTGCCTGCAGTGTTTAGTTGATTGCCTAAAGAAAGCGGTTCACTATAGCTGCCATCCGCCAGTAAAAAACTCACATACAAATCGAGTAACCCTTTCCCTGAAGGCGTTTCAAGCGACATGATTAATACAGCTCCATCGGGTGACAAACAAAATTCGTTATACTGATTCAGGTTGTTGAAATTTTTAATTTTTACGGGAGTTGGCATGCTCCAGCCTCCTGCACTTTTATGTGTTATAGATACACCGGGACCCGCGCTGCTGGCCGGTTGATATACATTTCCTACTAATGCAGTATTACCATCCGGCGAAATGGAGCACATAAAATTGAAATTCTCGTTATTCAAGGGTGCACCGATGTTTTCGGCGGTGGTCCAAACACCGTCGACATTTCGGCTTAACCAGATATCATCATTTTTTTGGGCGCCTATGTTTTGAGGATGTACTTTCCTGTCAAAATACAAAGCATTACCATCAGGTGTAATTATTGGATAAACTTCATCAAAAGGAGAATTAACGGCTGTTCCGAGCGATTCTGCTTTATTGTTAAGTGGGTCAGGGATAGTATTGACAGTGAGATTTACGGTTCCGGTTTCGGTGGTAATGCCAATTGCATCGATCTGATATGTATTCATCATTTCGGGTTGGTCGAATATAACTTTAACTGACGAAACTGCTTCGGTATTATCTTTTAACCCAGCCACAAATAACCTTCCGGCGCCACCAACTGCCGGTGTTCCTCTTTGATAAATCATTTTTCCGGCTGTTTTTGTAGCGGTATAAATCCAAATTTCTCTGATATGACCGGAATTATTATTTTCTACAATAATTATCTGGCGGGCAACAATAGGTTGAGAAAAACCAACCTGCAAGTATTCTGATTTTCTGGCTTCATTGTATTCAGGCGACCATGCGCAGGTGCTGAATGATGGGTTAGGATAACGATTAGGTTTACCTAAAACCTGAGTCGCAGCAAACGCTTTTGGGCTTTTTTCGGAAGAGAAGCTGATAACATGATCGGCCCATGAAATAGTTTGGCTCCAAACAAGTATGGGTAAAAATAAAAGGACCGGAATAAGCAGTAAATGTTTATTCCGGTTCATTTTATAAATATTATTTAAAAGTAATCTCCACACGCTGATTTCGTTTTCTTCCTTCAGGTGTGTTATTGCTGTCAATTGGCTGGGTTGAGCCGTATCCGAATGTAGATATTCTGATGGCATCAATTCCTTTATTAATGAGGTATTCTCTGACTGCATTTGCTCTGTTTAAACTCAATTTTTCGCAATATGATTCACTGCATAATCCGTTGGTATGTCCACCAATCTCAATAGTTGTACCAGGATTAGCTTTCAGGAATTCATATAAACGATTTAATTCTTCAAATGATTCAGGTTTGATGATAGATTTATTGGCATCAAAATATAAATTGTCGAGAATGATTTTTTCGCCTTTGCGCAATGGTGTTAAATGGAAATCTACACGTTTAACTTTTTGTGTTCTGAAATCTTCAATATTGATGGTGGTTTCCAATGGGAGATAGCCCTCACGAATAATGGAAACCCTGTAGTTCACACTATCAGTTACTTTAATTCTATAGGTATTATTGAGGGTTGCAAGTTCTATTGGATCTGATTCATAATCGTTCAGTATAAAATTCATGTTTGCGTTAATCGGAATGTTGGTAGTGGCATCGTAAATGGTTCCCCAAAGCAGGATTTCATTTGTGAGCACCACATTTAATTCTTCCTTGGTTGGCACATAAACTTCCTCTTCAAACAACACAACATCGGGCTCCGTGACTACAACTACATTACCCATTGAATCAATTGTGGTTACAGGGTCCAACTTTGCTTCAAGTAAATCTGCAACAACTGAATCTTCAATTTCTTTTATTTCCTTAAGTGGAATTCGGTATAAATCTGCGTTTAATAAATTATTTCCGGTTGAAGAGAAATAAGCGTAATCGGCTGTGTCAGGGATGGTAAAATAAGCATCAAACCCCTTTGAATTAACCATTGAACCAACATTTTCGGGCTTGGTCCAGTTTTGCCAGGTGCTGTCGAGGCGCACAGCTACATAAACATCCTGATCACCGTATCCCGGTAATCCGTTGGATGAAAAGAAAATGGTTTTGCCGTCTGAAGCAAGAAAAGGAGCCATTTCATTAGAAGCGGTATTAATGTCTTTCCCCACATTAATCGGGTCGCTCCATTCAATTTGGTTGGTGCTAAAGCTTACATAAATATCCTTCATACCATATGAATCAGCACGTTCAAGTGCCAACAATAATACGGTGCGATCGGAGTTCATAAAGTATTCGGCATACAGGTTATGGGTCAAGACACCCGGCGTAATCAGGTTTTTAGGAAATACCCAACTGCCGTAGCTACTTTTCCAGGTTTGGGCAATACCGATTCTGGATTCTTCAATAGGGTGGTAGGTATTAGCCAAGGTAAGCATTTCGCCCTCCAGTGATATACCAACAACGTAGTTATTTGCATCGTTGTTAATTGGCCCGCCTGCGTTAACAGCAGTTGACCAGTTTGTGCCATTAAAATTGGAAATCCAAACATCATCATTCATGATGGTTCCGGTGTTTCCAACGTGGTTTTTACGAGTAAAATACAAGGTTTTGCCATCAGGAGTCACCAATGGAGCGATTTCACTACCAAATGAGTTAATTGCTTCACCCATGTTCTGACTTTTGCCTTTGAACACCACTTTATCCGTTGAAACTATTGCGCCGCTAGGGACTGTGGCAGGAGATTCAGCTATACCAATGGCATCAATTTGATTAAATCCATCTATACTTTCTGTATCCAATACCAGTTTAAGGTCGTTTGTAGCAAAGTCTGTAGGGGTAATATTTAGCGATAAAACGCGGCCAAGCGTCCATTTGCCGTTTTCTTCGGTTCTTTCGTAAACCAAATGGGGAATATTATACTGGTCGAAGAGGTAAATTGCCTTAATTGCACCGGCATTAAAACTTTCATTTATTACGATCTGTGTGACATGGATCTTTTTTTCGAAGCCAACGCGGATATATTCCTCAAAATAGTTCTCGGAAAGTGCTGGAGACCAAGCGCAGCCGCAATCTCCGAAGTTTGGTAAGCGCGATGGTGGGCCAAGCACCTGTTTTGCACTGTATGAATTCAGGTCCAATTGTGACGAATAAGAAATCACTTTTGTAGCCCAAAAAATATCACCGGCCCGGGCAAAGCCGATAATGCCCAATAGGAATACAGGTAATAGTAGTATGCGTTTCATATTATTTCTCACAGATGTCGATTGGTAAAATTATGTTTTACAGTTGATGAAAAAAAATACATTTTTTGTGATTTTGTAACATACAAACGAAGGTATTTTATTTTTCTATACAGATATTTGAACAAAATATGACGAAAACTCAAAAAGTGCAGTTTGTTTTGGATACCCTCAACCGTTTGTATCCAAATCCCCCTATTCCGTTAAACCACAAAGATGCATATACTTTATTGGTTGCTGTGGTTTTATCTGCTCAATGTACAGATGAAAGGGTAAATAAGGTTACTCCGGGGTTATTTGCCCTGGCCGACAACCCTTATGATATGGTAAAACTGAGTCCGGAGCGGATTAAGTCGATTATTCAGCCCTGTGGGTTATCTCCAATGAAATCGAAGGGTATTTACGGGTTATCTGAAATAATCATTAATAAACATGGCGGCAAGGTGCCATCAACCTTTGAAGCTTTAGAAGCCTTACCGGCAGTAGGGCATAAAACAGCCAGTGTTGTTATGACACAAGCATTTGGTGTTCCGGCATTTCCGGTAGATACCCATATTCATCGCCTTGCCTGGCGGTGGGGATTGAGTAATGGTAAATCGGTAGAGCAAACAGAAAGGGATCTTAAGCGCTTATTCCCCGAAAAATCATGGAATTTATTACATCTTCAAATTATATACTTCGGCCGAGCATATTGCCCAGCACGCGGCCACATTAAAGAAAACTGCCCGATTTGCAGCGTTATCGGGAGAAAATCAATGTAAAAAAAAAGGAGCTCAAATGAGCTCCTTTTTTAATAGTATTCTATTGATGCTTATTTCACTAAAACAATTGATTTAGTAGCCATCGCATCATTACCTATGATATTCAGTTGGTAAACACCTTCCGCAAAACCAGTCATATCAATTACATAAGTATTTGATAATGTGGTAGTTGGTTTGGTTGACCAAACTAACTGTCCGAGGTTATTAACTAATTCTAATTTGATTTCCTGTGCGGTTGCAAGGTCTATAGAAACATTTGCAAAATCAGCAGTAGGGTTAGGTTGAACAGTTACAGCATTTGCTAAACTGATATCACCAATTGCATCACCTACAGAAATTACAATACTATAGAAGTCAGTTCCGCAACCGTTTGTTACAGTTAATGTAACGGTATAAGAACCTTCTACTGCGTATGTGTGTGAAGGGTTAGCAGTGGTAGAAGTTCCGCCATCGCCGAAGCTCCAGTTATAAGAAGCGCCGTCGGTAGAGGTATTAGTAAATGTTACTGTTAAACCTGTAGCTGTATAAGTAAATCCTGCAACTGGAGTGTAGTTAACTGTTACAGTAATTGCATCAGTTACAGAACATCCTGTAGTTGGATTAGTTACAGTTACAGAATATGTTCCTGTTTCAGTTACGGTGATTGTTTGAGTAGTTGCACCAGTGCTCCAGAGGTAAGTGCTACCTGTGTTACCTGCATCAAGTACTTTTTCATCACAAACTGTTATTGCAGAACCTAATTCCAATGAAGGTGTTTCATATGATTCTATTGTGAAACATAACATGTCATTTGTAGGATCAGAATCACCTGAGAAATCAGTCCAAACACATAATTCATAAGTGCCAGGAGTTGAGAAATCAAATGGAGCATCTACGAATGTAAATGTACCTGTTCCACCTGCATCGATAATAACCGCTGCAAAGTCAGAAACAATTGCACCACCATCTACCTGATATTTGATTGGGAAAGTGCTAACACCACTTGGACCGAAGTTTTCAACGGTAACAGTAATGTCTTCAACACCTAAACCGCAACCACCTTCTGGTGAAATAAGGGCAGTTACGCCTAAGTCAACCGGAGCACAAAGTTTAATGTACTCATAGATGTTTTTAAGCAAGTTATTTGCTTCATCAAGCGGACCATGGAAGTAAGGAGGTGTCATACCACCAACTACTAATGAACCATCGCCCCAGCCTTTTTCAGCAAGCACATAACGAGTTGCATCATATGTATCAAGAATGATAGGACTAATATCACCACCTTCTACACTAGCGTGGCCAAAGCTTGAACCAGTGAAATCGGTTGTAATTGGAGTCCAAGGACCTGCGAAAACAGGGTGACCTGCATCAGCAGCAGTTACGGCACTGGTATACCAGCTATAATTCAAGTGAATACCGCCAAAACCGAAGTCCATACCATCACCTTCGTTAGGTGCAGAATTCAGTAATAAATTACCACCTGAAGCAACCCAGTTTTCAACCATTGAGCCATTTGCAGCCAGGAAGTTTTCAAGTTCATTTGCCTGAGCATCAGAACCTTCAAGATAAACGAAACAAGTGTTTTCGTCGAATACTTCTAATGGATCTAAAGTTTCAACATATTCTAAGAACCAGCCATCGTCGCCAAATACAGCGTCCATAGCATCAGAATTTGAAGTAACATACCAAGGTTCAGAACCACCGTAAACATTAGAATAGATGTAATAAGCATCAGTTCCTGAAACAGGAGTGAGGTTAACTACATTAGTATTTAATGTATCGTTAGTTAAGTCTTCGTCAGTTGCTAATTCAGTCCATGCTTTGAAATCATAAATTCCATCAGCTGCAAAATCTTCAGTAGCTGCGAAAGTCATAATTCCGGTTGCACCGCCATCAATAGTTCCGATATAAGGTTCTGTATGGATAGTACCGCCGTTTACCTGATAAGCTACATCAAAGCCACTTTGAGGTAATACACCCAAGTTTTCAACTAATACACTAACTATTTCAGAACCTGTTAAGGTAACTGCAGATTCAGGCGTAATTAATTCAACAACACCTAAGTCATTATCAAACGGATCTTGAATTCTTACGTTATCGAAAGCGAAACCGTCGTTATAGTTCCAGTAGGTATCAGCTGCAAATACAAAACGTAATCTTACAGATGGTTCACCTGCAAGGAAGCTTAAGTCGTAGTAAGCATGTTTCCAGCCACCACCTGTAGCCTGCCATCCGCGATAATCAGTTTCGTAGAATGTTGGATACATGCTATAGCAAGTGTAGCTATCGTACCAGTTTTCACCTTCACCAACGTTACCGAGTTGAGTCCAGGTAGTACCGCCATCTACTGAGTATTGCATTTTGGCACCATCAGAATATAATTGAATATCATAATTCAAATCAAATTCTAAATAAGGGAATAATAAAGAAGAGAAATCCAAACAAGGTGATGTAACATACGATTTCTCATTATTGTTATAATAACCTGTAAGGTTGGTAACCCAAGTGTTTTGACTTGTTGGAGTTGCCGGAGGTGCTGTATTGATAACAAATCCTGCAGGTGTTCCTAAATCCCATGTAGAAGATGCACCGCCGGAAATCCAGCCTTCTGCACCAGCTTCAAAATCCTGATAATAAGGATAAGATGTGATAGTAGGAATGTTATTTACAACCCAATCCATTGAGTCATTAGTAGTTATAGTATCTAATGCAAGTGAAGTCCATGCATATATTTCATACTCACCAACTGCAGCCATATCAACTGTAGTAGAGAAGGTATAAGTTACTGTAGCACCAACATCTAATGTGCCCGGAACAACTTCATTAATAATAGTACCACCGTTTACCTGATAGTGAACCGGAATATCAGATTGAGGTAAGAAACCGTAGTTTTTCACATCAATAGTAATATTTTCAGTACCACCTAAACCGCAAGAAGATTCTGGAGATGAGTGAGCGTTAACTCCAACATCATAATCAGAAATCGTACAAGTAGCAAGATAAGAAATCAGGTTTTTACGGAAATTATCTGCATCAGGAGCAGGAGAGTGGAAGAAGGTAGTAGTCATACCACCAAAAATTACTGTTCCGGCGCCCCATGATTTTTCGGCACAAACGATATTTGTAGGTCCGAATAAATCATGTAAAATTTCAGTCCATCCGGTTCCATCTACTCTTGCATGGCCGTAAGAACCGCCGCTCATAGAGGTAGAAGTAGGAGTGAAAGGACCATCAAATACAGGGTGAAGTGGCACAGCAGCTTCAGCAGTTCCTGTAAAATAAGGGTAGAATAAATGTGTTCCGTCAAATCCGAAATCCATTCCATCACCTTCGTTAGGTGCAGCATTTAATAATAAATGTCCACCTGAAGCTACCCAGTTTTCAATTGTTGTAATATTAGCTGATAAGAATGTTTCTAATTCAGCAGCATGTGAATCTGAACCTTCTAAGAAAACGAAACAAGTTCCTGTTCCAAATACAACGGCAGGATCCAGTGTTTCAAAATAATCTAAAGTCCATTCACCAACACCAAATACTGCATCCATATCGGCAGAGTTTGTTGTTGTATACCAAGGTTCACCACCTGTAGTATTACTATAGATATAGTAAGCACTAGTTCCTGTGATAGGAAGTAAATTACTTACTGTTTCGGTAATCATATCATTGGTAACATCTTCATCAGTAGCGAGTGAAGTCCAAGCTTCAAAAATGTAATCGCCGTCAACACTTAAGTCTTCTGTTGAAGCAAAATAATGTATTGCAGTTCCACCCGGAGCAACTGTTCCAACAAAGGTTTCAGTTGTAGTTGGACCACCATCCATTTTATAAGAAACAGGGAAACCTGACTGAGGTTCTGTTCCGTAATTTTTGATAACAACTGAAATTGGTTCAGCAGCACCTAAAGATGGACCATCGTTAGGTTCGTAAACTGATTCAACCCCAACATCGTTAGCATATAAGTCAGCAATTTTAAAGTTATCGAAAGCAAATCCGTCGTTAAAATTCCAATAGGTATCTGATGCAAATACGATACGGATTTTAACATTTGAAAGGCCACCTAAGAAAGAAAGATCATGGTAAGCGTGTTTCCAACCTGAGTAATAACCGTTCCAACCTCTGTAATCAGATATATAATAAGTTGGATACATGCCGTATAGCTGTTAAACCAGTTTTCACCTTCACCAACGTTACCTAAATCGTTCCATGAAGCACCGCCGTCAGTTGAATACATAACTTTGGCACCATCAGAATATTCCTGAATATCCCAGTTTACATCCATTTCAAGGTAAGGGAATACCAAAGAAGAGAAATCGAGACAAGGTGATTCAACATAAGATTTTTCACTATTATTATAATAACCGGTTAAGCTGGTTGTCCAGCTTTTTAAACTACCCGGAGTTGCCGGTGGAGCGCCAAAAATTGCGGCACCTGCAGGTTCACCAAGTTCCCAAGAACTTGAAGCACCACCTGCAATCCAACCTGCTGCACCATCTTCAAATGCTTCAACATATGGATAAGTAACAATAGTCGGAACATTATTAACAATACTTGTCTGGCTATTATTCAGTGGATCTTCATCAGTTGCTAAATCGCAATTGGCAACAATTGTATGTGCACCAATAGCAGTTAAATCGGCTGCAACAGCAAATGTTACTGAAACAGAGGCACCGGGAGCTACCGGACCTGCAATGATATCAGAAACGATTGCACCACCATCAAGCTGGTAACTAACAGGAATGTTAGATTCTTCGCTCAACCCATAGTTTTTGTAAGTAACAGTAACTGTTTCCAAACCTAAACCGCAAGCACTTGTCGGGTTATCAATTGACAAGGTTGCAAAATCGTGGTCAGGGATTTCGTAAAAAGCTAAATAATAAATGATGTTTTGAAGTAAATTCGTTGCTTCCAAAATAGGAGAGTGGAAGTTAGCTGTGGTCATACCACCAAAACCAACTATACCATCCGTTCCATAACGACCTTCAGAAAAAGCTACAGTTGTAGGTGAAAAGGAATCAGCAATTAAAGGTGTTATTTCAGCACCTGATACACTTGCGTGTGAAAATGATGAACCCGTCCAATTTAATCCAACTGGCGTGTAAGGCGTATTGAAAATAGGATGTGAAGCATCCTGAGCTGTAACATCGCCGGAACCGCCCCAATAGGTAAGATAAACATCTCCAAAACCAAAACTCATACCATCACCTTCGTTAGGTGCGGCGTTGAGAAATAGTCTACCGCCCGAATTCACCCAATCTTCGATTGTGGTCATATTCGTCGTGAGAAAAAGTTCAAGTTCGTCGGCAAAACCATCCGAACCATCTAAATACACGAAATTTGTATTTGCAGAAAAGACCACTGCCGGATCACAGGTTTCGAAAAATTCCTGCGTCCATGATCCAAATCCAAATACAACATTCATAGCATCCGAGTTAGCCGTAGTATACCACGGTTCTGCTCCGCCATAGACATTTGAGTAAATGTAATAACTGTCGTCCTGAGCCGACAACTCCCGTGCTGACAAAAATGCCATAATTATCAATGCACGACTGAGGAGCTTAAGTAGGTGTTTCTTCATAAAAACTGTTTAGTGTTTAATGTATTCAACCAATTCTGTGTCGAAAATAAATAACCTGTGTCGGTTTTTCATATTAATTGTGTTAAAAAAGATACAAAATTTAAAAATTGTTAATACCGCTGAATGCAACCATATTGCTAATGCCCGAAATTATTGGGTTTCAGGGGAATTTATACGAAATAAAGCAGATGTGTACAAAGTGCATAACTTAAAAAAAAATGAGGCTCATTTGGAGCCTCATTTTTTTTAAGCGTAATATTTTGTATGCTTTTACTTAGTCACAATTATTTGTTTTGTGGCTTGCGCATTTTTACTGTTGATATTTAACTGGTAAACCCCTGCTGCAAATCCTGTCATATCAATTGAAATTGCTTTTGAAGCAATAACACCGGGTTGTGCAGACCATACGGTTTGTCCCAGCGTATTTACTAGTTCAAGGCTAATTTCAGTTGCTTCAGACATATTAAAGGTAACTACAGTAAAATCTGAAGTAGGATTTGGGTAAACTGCCACAGCGTTATCTAAGGCAATATCTTCAACTCCTAATGTAACTTCAATTACCATGCTGTAAAAGTCTGATCCACAGCCATTTGTAACAGTAACGGTTACTGTATAAGTTCCGGTTGTTGCATAAGTATGTGAAGGATCTTCAGATGTAGAAGTTCCGCCATCACCAAAACTCCAGTTATACGATGCACCATCAGTAGAACCGTTAGTAAATGTTATGGTTAATCCGGATGCCGTATAAGTAAAGCTGGCTTCCGGTGTATAATTTACCGTTACGGTAACGGCATCAGTTACTGAACATCCGGTTGTAGGGTTTGTAACTGTTACGGTATATTCACCGGTTTCAGTAACGTTG comes from Bacteroidota bacterium and encodes:
- a CDS encoding PD40 domain-containing protein — its product is MTAITHLKEENEISVWRLLLNNIYKMNRNKHLLLIPVLLFLPILVWSQTISWADHVISFSSEKSPKAFAATQVLGKPNRYPNPSFSTCAWSPEYNEARKSEYLQVGFSQPIVARQIIIVENNNSGHIREIWIYTATKTAGKMIYQRGTPAVGGAGRLFVAGLKDNTEAVSSVKVIFDQPEMMNTYQIDAIGITTETGTVNLTVNTIPDPLNNKAESLGTAVNSPFDEVYPIITPDGNALYFDRKVHPQNIGAQKNDDIWLSRNVDGVWTTAENIGAPLNNENFNFMCSISPDGNTALVGNVYQPASSAGPGVSITHKSAGGWSMPTPVKIKNFNNLNQYNEFCLSPDGAVLIMSLETPSGKGLLDLYVSFLLADGSYSEPLSLGNQLNTAGNEMTPFLAADGKTLYFSSNGFPGYGNQDIFLSRRLDNTWQNWSEPQNLGNEVNTPEWDVYYSIDAKGEYAYFSSSKTTGTNLDIFRIKLPPQAKPLDVMWLKGNVYDRTTSLPINANISLKTENDTILSGFTTSSISDGYALILQQFGSYSIHISATGYYVSDTVITIAGLSSFNEVIRNFSLIPKKAGVVIEMKNILFKVNSSVLEDTSFAEIDKVAKFMLDNPGVAIEIRGHTNGLCDDDFCNSLSAKRAKAVVDYLIKKGIAADRLSFKGLGKTIPVADNNTAAGRQANQRVEFMITRTE
- a CDS encoding OmpA family protein gives rise to the protein MKRILLLPVFLLGIIGFARAGDIFWATKVISYSSQLDLNSYSAKQVLGPPSRLPNFGDCGCAWSPALSENYFEEYIRVGFEKKIHVTQIVINESFNAGAIKAIYLFDQYNIPHLVYERTEENGKWTLGRVLSLNITPTDFATNDLKLVLDTESIDGFNQIDAIGIAESPATVPSGAIVSTDKVVFKGKSQNMGEAINSFGSEIAPLVTPDGKTLYFTRKNHVGNTGTIMNDDVWISNFNGTNWSTAVNAGGPINNDANNYVVGISLEGEMLTLANTYHPIEESRIGIAQTWKSSYGSWVFPKNLITPGVLTHNLYAEYFMNSDRTVLLLALERADSYGMKDIYVSFSTNQIEWSDPINVGKDINTASNEMAPFLASDGKTIFFSSNGLPGYGDQDVYVAVRLDSTWQNWTKPENVGSMVNSKGFDAYFTIPDTADYAYFSSTGNNLLNADLYRIPLKEIKEIEDSVVADLLEAKLDPVTTIDSMGNVVVVTEPDVVLFEEEVYVPTKEELNVVLTNEILLWGTIYDATTNIPINANMNFILNDYESDPIELATLNNTYRIKVTDSVNYRVSIIREGYLPLETTINIEDFRTQKVKRVDFHLTPLRKGEKIILDNLYFDANKSIIKPESFEELNRLYEFLKANPGTTIEIGGHTNGLCSESYCEKLSLNRANAVREYLINKGIDAIRISTFGYGSTQPIDSNNTPEGRKRNQRVEITFK
- the nth gene encoding endonuclease III, whose product is MTKTQKVQFVLDTLNRLYPNPPIPLNHKDAYTLLVAVVLSAQCTDERVNKVTPGLFALADNPYDMVKLSPERIKSIIQPCGLSPMKSKGIYGLSEIIINKHGGKVPSTFEALEALPAVGHKTASVVMTQAFGVPAFPVDTHIHRLAWRWGLSNGKSVEQTERDLKRLFPEKSWNLLHLQIIYFGRAYCPARGHIKENCPICSVIGRKSM
- a CDS encoding PKD domain-containing protein encodes the protein MYPTYYISDYRGWNGYYSGWKHAYHDLSFLGGLSNVKIRIVFASDTYWNFNDGFAFDNFKIADLYANDVGVESVYEPNDGPSLGAAEPISVVIKNYGTEPQSGFPVSYKMDGGPTTTETFVGTVAPGGTAIHYFASTEDLSVDGDYIFEAWTSLATDEDVTNDMITETVSNLLPITGTSAYYIYSNTTGGEPWYTTTNSADMDAVFGVGEWTLDYFETLDPAVVFGTGTCFVFLEGSDSHAAELETFLSANITTIENWVASGGHLLLNAAPNEGDGMDFGFDGTHLFYPYFTGTAEAAVPLHPVFDGPFTPTSTSMSGGSYGHARVDGTGWTEILHDLFGPTNIVCAEKSWGAGTVIFGGMTTTFFHSPAPDADNFRKNLISYLATCTISDYDVGVNAHSSPESSCGLGGTENITIDVKNYGFLPQSDIPVHYQVNGGTIINEVVPGTLDVGATVTYTFSTTVDMAAVGEYEIYAWTSLALDTITTNDSMDWVVNNIPTITSYPYYQDFEAGAEGWISGGASSTWDLGTPAGFVINTAPPATPTSQNTWVTNLTGYYNNNEKSYVTSPCLDFSSLLFPYLEFDLNYDIQLYSDGAKMQYSVDGGTTWTQLGNVGEGENWYDSYTCYSMYPTFYETDYRGWQATGGGWKHAYYDLSFLAGEPSVRLRFVFAADTYWNYNDGFAFDNVRIQDPFDNDLGVVELITPESAVTLTGSEIVSVLVENLGVLPQSGFDVAYQVNGGTIHTEPYIGTIDGGATGIMTFAATEDFAADGIYDFKAWTELATDEDLTNDTLNTNVVNLTPVSGTDAYYIYSNVYGGSEPWYVTSNSDAMDAVFGDDGWFLEYVETLDPLEVFDENTCFVYLEGSDAQANELENFLAANGSMVENWVASGGNLLLNSAPNEGDGMDFGFGGIHLNYSWYTSAVTAADAGHPVFAGPWTPITTDFTGSSFGHASVEGGDISPIILDTYDATRYVLAEKGWGDGSLVVGGMTPPYFHGPLDEANNLLKNIYEYIKLCAPVDLGVTALISPEGGCGLGVEDITVTVENFGPSGVSTFPIKYQVDGGAIVSDFAAVIIDAGGTGTFTFVDAPFDFSTPGTYELCVWTDFSGDSDPTNDMLCFTIESYETPSLELGSAITVCDEKVLDAGNTGSTYLWSTGATTQTITVTETGTYSVTVTNPTTGCSVTDAITVTVNYTPVAGFTYTATGLTVTFTNTSTDGASYNWSFGDGGTSTTANPSHTYAVEGSYTVTLTVTNGCGTDFYSIVISVGDAIGDISLANAVTVQPNPTADFANVSIDLATAQEIKLELVNNLGQLVWSTKPTTTLSNTYVIDMTGFAEGVYQLNIIGNDAMATKSIVLVK